A region from the Gemmatimonadota bacterium genome encodes:
- a CDS encoding fumarate reductase/succinate dehydrogenase flavoprotein subunit encodes MKLDARIPAGPIQEKWERHRFEMKLVNPANKRRFDVIVVGTGLAGAAASATLAELGYQVQTFTFHDSPRRAHSIAAQGGINAAKNYQSDGDSVFRLFYDTVKGGDFRSREANVYRLAELSLEIIDQAVAQGVPFAREYGGLLANRSFGGAQVSRTFYARGQTGQQLLLGAYQALMRQVASGQVRLHNRSELLDIVVVDGRARGIVTRDLLSGRVESHAADAVVLATGGYSNVFFLSTNAKKCNVTATWRAHRKGAAFANPCFTQIHPTCIPTNGEYQSKLTLMSESLRNDGRIWVPAEAGDQRAPEQIPDAERDYYLERIYPSFGNLSPRDIASRRAKEMVDKGHGVGALHNGVYLDFRDAIQRIGRSAVSERYGNLFAMYEKITGEDPYRTPMRIYPAPHYTMGGLWVDYDLMTTVPGLFAIGEANFSDHGANRLGASALMQGLADGYFILPLTVGNFLARIRTDELDTHHSAFVEAEAQVAARSKRLLDTKGSRTVDSFHMELGRLMWNACGMERSREGLTAALQQIPALREQFWAEVNVPGSSESLNESLEKAGRLADFFEFAELMCLDALTRDESCGAHYRVEHTTDEGEARRDDVAFAHVAAWEYTGDPSVPRRHQEELMFDYVPFSQRSYK; translated from the coding sequence ATGAAGCTCGATGCCCGGATTCCGGCGGGCCCCATTCAGGAGAAGTGGGAGCGCCACCGCTTCGAGATGAAGCTGGTCAATCCCGCCAACAAGCGCCGCTTCGATGTGATCGTGGTCGGAACCGGGCTGGCTGGCGCGGCGGCGTCCGCCACCTTGGCCGAGTTGGGCTATCAGGTCCAGACCTTCACCTTCCATGACTCGCCCCGGCGCGCGCATTCCATCGCCGCCCAGGGCGGAATCAACGCCGCCAAGAACTACCAAAGCGACGGGGACTCCGTCTTCCGTCTCTTCTACGACACAGTGAAGGGTGGGGACTTCCGCTCCCGGGAGGCCAACGTCTATCGCTTGGCCGAGCTCAGCCTCGAGATCATCGACCAGGCCGTGGCGCAGGGGGTGCCGTTCGCACGGGAGTACGGTGGGCTACTGGCCAATCGCTCGTTCGGCGGCGCTCAGGTGTCCCGGACGTTCTACGCCCGCGGCCAGACCGGTCAGCAGCTGTTGCTAGGTGCCTATCAGGCCCTGATGCGGCAGGTCGCGTCCGGCCAGGTGCGCTTGCACAACCGCTCCGAGCTCCTGGACATCGTGGTGGTGGATGGTCGTGCCCGCGGCATCGTGACGCGTGACCTGCTGTCCGGGCGCGTGGAGTCGCACGCGGCGGACGCGGTGGTCTTGGCGACGGGCGGGTACTCCAACGTGTTCTTCCTGTCGACGAACGCCAAGAAGTGCAACGTGACGGCCACGTGGAGAGCGCATCGCAAGGGCGCCGCCTTCGCCAACCCGTGCTTCACCCAGATCCACCCGACCTGCATTCCCACCAACGGCGAGTATCAGTCCAAGCTCACGTTGATGAGCGAGTCGCTCCGGAACGACGGTCGGATCTGGGTGCCTGCCGAGGCCGGTGATCAGCGCGCGCCGGAGCAGATCCCGGACGCCGAACGCGACTACTACCTGGAGCGCATCTACCCGAGCTTCGGCAACCTGAGCCCGCGCGACATCGCTTCGCGCCGGGCCAAGGAGATGGTCGACAAAGGGCATGGTGTGGGCGCCTTGCACAACGGTGTCTACCTCGACTTCCGCGACGCCATTCAGCGCATCGGTCGCAGCGCCGTCTCGGAGCGTTACGGGAATCTCTTCGCCATGTACGAGAAGATTACCGGCGAGGATCCGTATAGGACGCCCATGCGCATCTATCCGGCACCCCACTACACCATGGGTGGGCTGTGGGTGGACTACGACCTGATGACCACGGTCCCTGGTCTGTTCGCCATCGGCGAGGCGAACTTCTCGGACCACGGCGCCAACCGGCTGGGCGCTTCAGCGCTGATGCAGGGCCTTGCCGACGGCTACTTCATCCTTCCGTTGACCGTAGGGAACTTCCTGGCGCGTATCCGGACGGACGAGCTGGATACGCACCACAGCGCGTTCGTGGAGGCCGAGGCGCAGGTCGCGGCCCGGTCGAAGCGTCTCCTCGATACCAAGGGGAGCCGCACCGTGGATTCCTTCCACATGGAGCTGGGCCGTTTGATGTGGAACGCGTGCGGCATGGAGCGCTCCCGCGAAGGGCTCACGGCGGCCCTTCAGCAGATCCCGGCCTTGCGGGAGCAGTTCTGGGCCGAAGTCAACGTGCCCGGCAGTTCCGAGTCGCTCAACGAGTCCCTGGAGAAGGCTGGGCGACTCGCCGACTTCTTCGAGTTCGCGGAACTGATGTGCCTCGACGCGCTGACGCGCGACGAGTCGTGCGGTGCGCACTACCGGGTGGAGCACACGACCGACGAGGGCGAGGCGCGGCGCGACGACGTGGCCTTTGCCCACGTCGCTGCGTGGGAGTACACGGGTGATCCGTCGGTGCCGCGCCGCCACCAGGAGGAGCTCATGTTCGACTACGTGCCCTTCTCGCAGCGGAGCTACAAGTAG
- a CDS encoding succinate dehydrogenase cytochrome b subunit, whose protein sequence is MPKSPGLWNSTVGKKIVMAGSGILLVGFVLGHMAGNLKVFLGAAAFNHYAEWLREVGEPALPRGVALWLVRALLLAAVLVHIVAAWQLARRSRAARPTGYQKEQALSFSYASRTMRWGGVILLLFIVYHLLHFTIGTVHPDFDRADPFRNLVIGFSNPLIVLVYAVAMGALCFHLYHGVWSVFQTLGFVGEHRGGWRRSLAAAIALGLFAGFMSVPLAVTFGLVGLP, encoded by the coding sequence GTGCCGAAGAGCCCGGGGCTCTGGAATAGCACGGTCGGGAAGAAGATCGTGATGGCGGGATCAGGGATCCTGCTGGTCGGTTTCGTGCTGGGGCACATGGCGGGGAATCTCAAGGTCTTCTTGGGAGCCGCAGCCTTCAACCACTATGCCGAATGGCTGCGGGAGGTGGGCGAGCCCGCCTTGCCGCGCGGGGTGGCGCTCTGGTTGGTGCGGGCTCTGCTCCTGGCAGCCGTGCTCGTGCACATCGTAGCAGCCTGGCAATTGGCACGTCGCAGCCGGGCCGCCCGGCCGACCGGCTACCAGAAGGAGCAGGCGCTGTCGTTCAGCTACGCGTCCCGCACGATGCGCTGGGGTGGCGTGATCCTGCTCCTGTTCATCGTCTATCACCTCCTGCATTTCACCATCGGGACCGTCCATCCCGACTTCGATCGTGCCGATCCCTTCCGCAATCTGGTGATCGGCTTCTCCAATCCCCTCATCGTGCTGGTGTACGCCGTGGCGATGGGTGCGCTGTGCTTCCACCTCTATCACGGTGTCTGGAGCGTCTTCCAGACGCTGGGCTTCGTAGGGGAGCACCGGGGTGGGTGGCGCCGGAGCTTGGCGGCTGCGATCGCCCTCGGGCTCTTCGCCGGCTTTATGTCGGTTCCGCTCGCGGTGACCTTCGGGCTGGTGGGGCTCCCATGA
- the mdh gene encoding malate dehydrogenase: MSTGKITVVGAGHVGATCAQRIAEKSLAREVVLVDIVEGIPQGKGLDQWESAPIEGFDTRVVGSNDYGPAEGSDIFVVTAGIARKPGMSRDDLLKTNAGIVQAVSKEIKRVAPDAIIIMVSNPLDVMSWVAMETTGFPRERVIGMAGVLDTARYRSFIALELDVSVEDIQALVLGGHGDTMVPLVSYTTVAGIPLTQLLAQDRIDALIDRTRKGGAEIVGYLKTGSAYYAPSSAAVQMVEAIVHDKKRILPCAAYLTGEYGEKDIFLGVPCKLGAAGLEQILEVELTDAERTELASSAEAVRSTIAVVR, encoded by the coding sequence ATGAGCACCGGGAAGATCACGGTTGTCGGAGCCGGACATGTCGGGGCGACCTGCGCGCAGCGCATCGCCGAGAAGTCGTTGGCGCGCGAGGTCGTCCTCGTCGATATCGTCGAGGGGATACCGCAGGGGAAGGGTCTCGACCAGTGGGAGAGCGCTCCCATCGAAGGGTTCGACACCCGGGTCGTGGGTTCGAACGACTACGGGCCTGCGGAAGGGTCGGACATCTTCGTGGTGACCGCCGGTATCGCCCGCAAGCCGGGGATGAGCCGTGACGATCTCCTCAAGACCAACGCGGGGATCGTCCAGGCCGTCTCCAAGGAGATCAAGCGCGTTGCACCGGACGCCATCATCATCATGGTCTCCAACCCGCTCGATGTGATGTCGTGGGTGGCCATGGAGACCACCGGATTTCCCCGCGAGCGCGTGATCGGCATGGCCGGTGTGCTGGACACCGCCCGCTACCGCTCCTTCATCGCCCTTGAGCTCGACGTGTCGGTCGAGGACATCCAGGCGCTGGTGCTGGGGGGACACGGAGACACCATGGTTCCTCTGGTCTCGTACACCACCGTCGCGGGAATCCCGCTGACGCAGTTGTTGGCGCAGGATCGGATCGATGCGCTGATCGATCGGACACGCAAAGGTGGCGCAGAGATCGTGGGCTACCTCAAGACAGGCAGCGCCTACTACGCACCGTCTTCCGCGGCGGTCCAGATGGTCGAAGCCATCGTGCACGACAAGAAGCGCATCCTGCCGTGCGCGGCCTATCTCACCGGGGAGTACGGTGAGAAGGACATCTTCCTCGGCGTTCCGTGCAAGTTGGGTGCGGCCGGTCTGGAGCAGATTCTGGAGGTCGAGTTGACCGACGCCGAGCGCACCGAGTTGGCCAGCAGCGCCGAAGCGGTGCGCAGCACCATCGCGGTCGTCCGCTGA
- the moaA gene encoding GTP 3',8-cyclase MoaA, with protein MSGLRPMEDGFGRRIEYLRISVTDKCNLRCVYCMPEEGLEWLTRSEILRYEEITGIVRTMAGMGLRRVRITGGEPLVRKDLPRLISAIAEVPGIEDISLSTNAVLLAAQADALRSAGVRRVNVSLDSLVPERLDRIVRRPGAFDAILQGLDAAERVGFDPIKINVVLMRGQNDDEITSFAEVTRSRPWHVRFIEVMPTGANLDLSVSGFVSCTEALERVRAIGPLQPVQGPTGNGPATYYRFPGAAGTIGVITPMSHNFCHRCNRLRLTADGHLRPCLFGDLQTNLRDPLRRGEDLLPLILETLQIKPERHHLVQGSAAGSGGLVALSQTGG; from the coding sequence GTGAGCGGGCTCCGACCCATGGAGGACGGTTTCGGCCGCCGGATCGAGTATCTCCGCATCTCGGTGACGGACAAGTGCAACCTCCGCTGCGTCTACTGCATGCCCGAAGAGGGGCTGGAGTGGCTGACCCGCTCGGAGATCCTGCGCTACGAAGAAATCACGGGGATCGTCCGGACCATGGCCGGCATGGGACTTCGCCGCGTCCGGATCACGGGCGGCGAGCCGCTGGTGCGCAAGGACCTCCCGCGTCTGATCTCGGCGATCGCCGAGGTGCCGGGGATCGAAGACATCTCGCTCTCGACCAATGCCGTGCTGCTGGCGGCGCAGGCCGACGCCCTGCGCTCCGCGGGAGTACGACGGGTGAACGTCTCCCTGGATTCGCTGGTGCCTGAGCGGCTGGATCGCATCGTCCGACGTCCCGGCGCCTTCGACGCCATCCTGCAGGGACTCGATGCTGCCGAGCGCGTCGGCTTCGATCCCATCAAGATCAATGTCGTGCTCATGCGTGGGCAGAACGACGACGAGATCACATCGTTCGCGGAGGTGACCCGCAGTCGTCCCTGGCATGTACGCTTCATCGAGGTGATGCCAACCGGAGCGAACCTCGATCTGAGCGTCAGCGGGTTCGTCTCCTGCACGGAGGCGCTGGAACGGGTGCGGGCCATCGGCCCGCTGCAACCGGTGCAGGGTCCAACCGGAAACGGGCCGGCGACCTACTATCGGTTCCCCGGCGCGGCGGGCACCATCGGCGTGATCACGCCTATGAGCCACAACTTCTGCCACCGCTGCAACCGACTTCGCCTTACGGCCGACGGCCATCTGCGGCCCTGCCTGTTCGGCGACCTGCAGACCAATCTCCGCGACCCGCTGCGGCGAGGAGAGGATTTGCTGCCCCTCATTCTCGAGACGCTTCAGATCAAGCCGGAACGGCATCACCTGGTGCAGGGAAGCGCGGCGGGATCGGGGGGCTTGGTGGCCTTGTCCCAGACGGGGGGGTAG
- a CDS encoding molybdenum cofactor biosynthesis protein MoaE — protein sequence MIRITDREIDPTTVLSEVGSLSDGAQILFLGTVRNHNEQRSVEGLRYEAYPEMALTELEAIVAEARDKFESPRIAVVHRIGRLEVGDVAVAVAVSTPHRAEAFGAARYIMEELKQRLPIWKEEAYLGGETAWVEGREPMP from the coding sequence ATGATTCGGATCACCGATCGAGAAATCGACCCGACCACCGTGCTGTCGGAGGTCGGCTCGCTGAGCGACGGGGCGCAGATCCTGTTCCTGGGAACCGTGCGCAACCACAACGAGCAGCGATCGGTGGAGGGGCTGCGCTACGAGGCCTATCCGGAGATGGCGCTGACCGAGCTGGAAGCCATCGTGGCCGAGGCGAGGGACAAGTTCGAGTCCCCGCGCATCGCGGTCGTGCATCGGATCGGACGGCTCGAGGTGGGGGACGTGGCGGTGGCCGTCGCGGTGTCGACGCCTCATCGAGCGGAAGCCTTCGGGGCTGCCCGCTACATCATGGAGGAGTTGAAGCAGCGATTGCCCATCTGGAAGGAAGAAGCGTACCTCGGAGGGGAGACCGCCTGGGTCGAGGGTCGGGAGCCGATGCCGTGA
- a CDS encoding glycosyltransferase family 9 protein has product MERFEDQPLGERPHLAVFSSTKVGNFVVLTPLLRGLKEKYPGAVLDFFGSEVTRGFEEADPNIDFRHSLYGEADFLPAFLEALRRRREAYGPYDLAINCDEFAELNLVAVTALAPRYIAGAALAPGLTGKLPPGRRPEQRMLQDPDWNSPEFLQRYAEVLETNYIAEIFCRMAYVRTDYFRLQLGSAPPSFVVPDVLLHVTTTRSAKMWLLAGWQRVADWCRQEGLSMGLIGSAPDRQRALYHAGEDEDRLLEGGGIADLRGRTPLLELAGALERARALVTVDAGPLHVAAAVGCPTVALFGNDEAGHGASPLHLWAPRVAHVRVVRSRHQCRVCEENRFRNEGCLVAGHPCMRELSTEDVLAALAAALADGQGRSHRTRSP; this is encoded by the coding sequence TTGGAGCGGTTCGAGGATCAACCGCTCGGCGAGCGGCCCCACCTCGCGGTTTTCTCCAGCACCAAGGTCGGGAACTTCGTCGTCCTGACTCCGCTGCTGCGAGGCCTCAAGGAGAAGTATCCCGGCGCGGTGCTCGACTTCTTCGGAAGCGAGGTGACGCGCGGGTTCGAGGAGGCTGACCCGAACATCGACTTCCGGCACAGCCTCTACGGCGAGGCCGACTTTCTGCCCGCCTTCCTGGAGGCGCTCCGTCGTCGGCGCGAGGCGTACGGGCCCTACGATCTCGCCATCAACTGTGACGAGTTCGCGGAGTTGAACCTCGTGGCGGTGACCGCGCTCGCGCCTCGCTACATTGCCGGTGCCGCTCTCGCTCCGGGCCTTACCGGGAAGCTTCCCCCGGGTCGTCGCCCGGAGCAGCGGATGTTGCAGGACCCGGACTGGAACAGCCCGGAGTTCCTGCAACGGTATGCGGAGGTGCTGGAGACCAATTACATCGCCGAGATCTTCTGTCGGATGGCGTACGTCCGCACCGACTACTTCCGTCTCCAGCTCGGCAGCGCCCCTCCCTCCTTTGTCGTGCCGGACGTTCTCCTGCACGTTACGACGACGCGCAGCGCCAAGATGTGGCTCCTGGCGGGCTGGCAGCGCGTGGCGGACTGGTGTCGACAGGAGGGGCTGTCGATGGGCCTGATCGGCAGCGCCCCCGACCGGCAGCGAGCCCTCTACCACGCGGGGGAGGACGAGGACCGGTTGTTGGAGGGGGGAGGGATCGCGGACCTTCGCGGGCGCACGCCGCTGCTGGAGCTGGCGGGGGCGCTGGAGCGGGCACGGGCGCTGGTGACGGTCGACGCGGGGCCACTGCACGTAGCCGCGGCGGTGGGTTGTCCCACGGTCGCCCTGTTCGGGAACGATGAGGCCGGGCACGGCGCCAGCCCCCTCCACCTGTGGGCCCCCCGGGTTGCGCACGTACGGGTGGTGCGCAGCCGCCACCAGTGTCGGGTGTGCGAGGAGAACCGCTTCCGGAACGAGGGGTGCCTGGTGGCGGGACACCCCTGCATGCGCGAGCTTTCAACGGAGGATGTCCTGGCGGCGCTGGCAGCCGCCCTCGCTGATGGCCAGGGCCGGTCACACCGCACACGCTCGCCATGA
- a CDS encoding MoaD/ThiS family protein: MMRVQTLLFASYRDLTGASSVEVEVPAGATVADLVTALRAQGGRWAELPATPTVAVNRRYARSDARLEPSDEVALIPPVAGG, from the coding sequence ATGATGCGAGTCCAGACCCTCCTCTTTGCCTCCTATCGCGACCTGACCGGCGCGTCGTCCGTCGAGGTCGAGGTCCCGGCGGGTGCCACCGTGGCCGATCTGGTGACGGCGCTGCGGGCGCAGGGGGGCCGCTGGGCCGAATTGCCCGCCACGCCCACCGTCGCCGTCAATCGACGGTACGCCCGCAGCGACGCGCGCCTGGAGCCGTCCGATGAGGTCGCGTTGATCCCGCCCGTGGCGGGCGGGTAG
- a CDS encoding HU family DNA-binding protein: MTFRGTARYPSAQAGTLSTPRRRPYPRGAGPGPRASREGGMTKADLVEQVAEAIGPGVTKKDCALVVDAFLNALKGALAKGENIEIRGFGTFKVRSRRTRMARNPRTGDAVRVPSRAVPVFKPSKHLRARVARLELPDED, from the coding sequence TTGACGTTCCGAGGAACGGCCCGTTACCCTTCCGCGCAGGCCGGGACCCTCTCCACGCCCCGGCGACGGCCCTACCCCCGGGGCGCCGGACCCGGCCCCAGGGCTTCACGGGAGGGTGGCATGACGAAAGCCGATCTGGTGGAACAGGTGGCCGAGGCCATCGGGCCGGGGGTCACGAAGAAGGACTGTGCCCTCGTCGTCGACGCGTTCCTGAACGCGCTCAAGGGAGCGCTCGCCAAAGGCGAGAACATCGAGATCCGTGGGTTCGGGACCTTCAAGGTCCGGAGTCGGCGGACCCGCATGGCCCGCAACCCCCGCACCGGCGACGCGGTTCGCGTTCCCTCGCGCGCGGTACCGGTCTTCAAGCCCTCGAAGCATCTACGTGCCCGGGTCGCTCGCTTGGAGCTACCGGACGAGGACTGA
- the carA gene encoding glutamine-hydrolyzing carbamoyl-phosphate synthase small subunit, with protein MSTPWGAPAYLLLEDGRRFEGIALGANGVAVGEVVFNTCMSGYQEVLTDPSYTGQLVTMTYPLIGNYGVNPEDEESPGPKVAGFIVREISRIRSSWRANEGLPEYLERHGVVGITEIDTRALTRHIRAAGAMRGAIAPAGADPDAVLAQIEAHPRMEGLDLASGVSTFEPYEVPARGTERFHVVAYDFGVKANSPHLLSERGCRVTVIPASYGLAEIERMAPDGLFVSNGPGDPATVDQAATAIVKLSERGVPVFGICLGHQLICRAFGASTFKLPFGHHGGNHPVRNLDRGTVEITSQNHGFAVRMGEERDIPGAPDLVLTHVNLYDGTCEGVRHRDRPVFCVQYHPEAAPGPHDSQYLFDDFLGLLEARTAGVPAA; from the coding sequence ATGAGTACGCCCTGGGGCGCCCCCGCCTATCTCCTCCTCGAAGACGGTCGTCGCTTCGAAGGCATCGCTCTCGGCGCCAACGGCGTCGCGGTCGGTGAAGTCGTCTTCAATACGTGCATGAGCGGGTACCAGGAGGTACTCACCGACCCGTCCTATACGGGTCAGCTCGTCACGATGACCTACCCGTTGATCGGCAACTACGGGGTCAACCCGGAGGACGAAGAGTCGCCGGGCCCCAAGGTGGCCGGCTTCATCGTCCGTGAGATTTCGCGCATCCGTTCCTCCTGGCGTGCCAACGAGGGGTTGCCGGAGTACCTCGAGCGGCATGGGGTCGTGGGGATCACCGAGATCGACACCAGAGCGCTGACGCGACACATCCGCGCGGCGGGCGCGATGCGCGGCGCTATCGCCCCGGCCGGTGCAGATCCGGATGCGGTGCTTGCTCAGATCGAAGCCCATCCGCGCATGGAGGGCCTCGACCTAGCGAGCGGCGTGTCGACGTTCGAGCCCTACGAGGTTCCCGCCCGCGGCACCGAGCGCTTCCACGTGGTCGCGTACGACTTCGGCGTCAAGGCCAACTCGCCCCACCTCCTTTCAGAGCGGGGATGCCGGGTGACGGTGATCCCGGCGTCGTACGGGCTCGCCGAAATCGAGCGCATGGCGCCCGACGGGTTGTTCGTCTCGAACGGTCCTGGCGACCCCGCCACAGTCGATCAGGCGGCGACCGCCATCGTGAAGCTCTCCGAGCGCGGGGTACCGGTGTTCGGGATCTGCCTGGGGCATCAGCTGATCTGCCGGGCATTCGGTGCTTCGACCTTCAAGCTTCCCTTCGGACACCACGGCGGAAACCACCCGGTGCGAAATCTGGATCGGGGCACCGTCGAAATCACATCGCAGAACCACGGATTCGCGGTGCGCATGGGCGAGGAGCGGGACATCCCTGGAGCACCCGACCTGGTGCTCACGCACGTGAACCTCTATGACGGAACCTGCGAGGGCGTTCGCCACCGCGACCGGCCGGTCTTCTGCGTCCAATACCATCCCGAGGCCGCCCCGGGACCCCACGACAGCCAATACCTGTTCGACGATTTCCTGGGCCTGCTCGAGGCGAGGACCGCCGGGGTGCCGGCAGCGTAG
- a CDS encoding RNase H family protein, with protein MNPVVIHVDESCLGNQFQDRSTPGGAGGLLEVRSDGEIARRDLWISEPDTTNNRMALKSALETLGSLSRPRTVELVSDSQYLVKGMNEWIHGWKRRGWQRKGGAIENLELWQRLDRVAQAHTIRWVWVRGHAGHPKNEYANHLATRAAQVQDQSGGLVDSGFLEWLAGERARGRYLDYDPDVF; from the coding sequence ATGAACCCAGTGGTCATCCACGTCGATGAGTCCTGCCTCGGCAACCAGTTCCAGGACCGCAGCACCCCGGGTGGCGCCGGGGGACTCCTGGAGGTTCGCTCCGACGGCGAGATCGCCCGCCGCGACCTGTGGATCTCGGAACCGGATACCACCAACAACCGGATGGCGCTGAAAAGCGCCCTCGAGACGCTCGGCTCCCTCTCCCGTCCCCGCACCGTGGAGCTGGTGTCCGACAGCCAGTATCTGGTGAAGGGCATGAACGAGTGGATCCACGGATGGAAGCGCAGAGGGTGGCAGCGCAAGGGAGGCGCCATCGAGAATCTCGAGCTGTGGCAACGGCTCGATCGGGTCGCCCAAGCCCACACGATCCGCTGGGTCTGGGTGCGCGGGCATGCCGGGCATCCGAAGAACGAGTACGCCAATCATCTGGCGACGCGCGCCGCGCAGGTGCAGGACCAATCGGGCGGCCTCGTGGACTCCGGGTTTCTGGAGTGGCTGGCCGGGGAACGCGCTCGGGGCCGCTACCTCGACTACGATCCCGACGTGTTCTGA
- the lipB gene encoding lipoyl(octanoyl) transferase LipB yields the protein MSASIEGARILQVRRLGTVGYDEALKLQAELVGQRRSGALPDQLLLLEHPHVITLGTSAAPDHVLVDEGERARLGIAMHEVGRGGDVTYHGPGQLVGYPILDLKPDRKDLHRYLRDLEQVLILAVTRLGVANAGRRPGWTGVWTPEGKIAAIGVRVSSGWITSHGFALNVDPDLDYFSTIVPCGIAEASVTSLARVLGREVRMDEVIEAVLDGFTRVFGRALHA from the coding sequence ATGAGCGCGTCGATCGAGGGTGCGCGGATACTGCAGGTGCGGCGGCTGGGCACCGTCGGGTACGACGAGGCCTTGAAGCTGCAGGCGGAGTTGGTCGGTCAGCGGCGCAGTGGAGCGCTCCCCGATCAGTTGCTGCTCCTGGAGCATCCGCACGTGATCACGTTGGGCACCTCGGCCGCGCCCGACCACGTGCTGGTCGACGAAGGGGAGCGTGCCCGTCTCGGCATTGCGATGCACGAGGTGGGGCGGGGTGGGGACGTCACCTATCATGGCCCCGGTCAGCTGGTGGGCTACCCCATCCTCGACCTGAAGCCCGACCGCAAGGACCTGCATCGCTACCTTCGCGACCTGGAGCAGGTCCTCATCCTGGCCGTCACCCGGCTGGGCGTTGCGAACGCTGGGCGGCGTCCGGGCTGGACCGGCGTCTGGACTCCGGAAGGGAAGATCGCTGCCATTGGAGTGCGCGTCTCGTCTGGATGGATCACCAGCCACGGCTTCGCGCTCAACGTGGATCCCGACCTCGACTACTTCTCCACCATCGTGCCCTGCGGCATCGCGGAGGCGTCCGTCACCAGCCTGGCGCGGGTGCTGGGAAGGGAGGTGCGTATGGACGAGGTGATCGAGGCGGTCCTTGACGGTTTCACGCGCGTGTTCGGACGCGCGCTGCACGCCTAG
- a CDS encoding dihydrolipoamide acetyltransferase family protein, with the protein MARIEVPMPQMGESIAEGTVSKWLKQVGEPVQRDEPILEISTDKVDAEIPAPSAGVLAEVKVAEGETVEVGTVVAYIETDASAAAAPAPAVAPAPAAPEPTPAPAPAAAPVATAVATAPASAPATQAPAAESPSSVEERLRQRSTPVVRKIAEEHGIDIAAVSGSGHAGRVTKSDILKHIEQGPVAPPSPAAAPAARPAPAVAAPAAATAPSDLWQRFYNEVQHPEFPVREGDRVETMDKIRRLTAEHMVLAKRVAPHVHSFIEIDFSRIDDLRRAHKTAWAEQGAKVSYTTFVAWACARTLARYPMVNAAVSGNNVIYRGRVNLGMAVDLNPGLIVPVIHDAADLSLVGLARRIIDLAERARARQLQPQEIQGASFSITNPGVLGTMVGMPIIPKGTSAILGTGSIDKRVVVVTDPTTGADSIAIRKRSFFSLGYDHRIVDGADAARFLSDLKDLLEAFPEDA; encoded by the coding sequence GTGGCTCGCATCGAGGTTCCGATGCCCCAGATGGGGGAATCGATCGCTGAGGGAACGGTGTCGAAGTGGCTCAAGCAGGTGGGTGAGCCCGTGCAGCGCGACGAGCCCATCCTGGAGATCTCGACCGACAAGGTCGACGCCGAGATCCCGGCTCCGTCCGCGGGCGTCCTGGCCGAGGTGAAGGTGGCCGAGGGGGAGACCGTGGAAGTGGGGACGGTCGTGGCCTACATCGAGACCGACGCGTCTGCTGCCGCCGCGCCGGCGCCTGCTGTCGCGCCGGCCCCGGCTGCACCCGAGCCCACCCCGGCTCCCGCGCCGGCGGCTGCCCCCGTCGCGACCGCCGTGGCCACGGCACCGGCCTCCGCGCCCGCCACCCAGGCGCCGGCCGCCGAATCGCCATCATCGGTAGAGGAGCGGCTCCGCCAGCGCTCCACGCCCGTCGTGCGAAAGATCGCCGAGGAGCACGGAATCGACATCGCCGCCGTCTCCGGGAGCGGGCACGCAGGGCGAGTCACCAAGTCAGATATCCTCAAACACATCGAGCAGGGGCCTGTCGCGCCTCCGAGCCCGGCGGCGGCGCCTGCGGCGCGCCCGGCACCGGCCGTCGCCGCGCCGGCCGCGGCCACTGCGCCCTCCGACCTCTGGCAGCGGTTCTACAATGAGGTGCAGCACCCCGAGTTCCCCGTGCGCGAGGGAGACCGGGTCGAGACGATGGACAAGATCCGTCGCCTCACGGCGGAGCACATGGTGTTGGCCAAACGCGTGGCGCCCCACGTCCACTCGTTCATCGAGATCGACTTTTCGCGCATCGATGATCTGCGACGTGCGCACAAGACGGCGTGGGCGGAGCAGGGCGCGAAGGTCAGCTACACCACATTCGTGGCCTGGGCTTGTGCGCGTACACTGGCGCGCTACCCGATGGTCAACGCGGCCGTGTCGGGGAACAACGTCATCTATCGCGGGCGCGTGAACCTGGGAATGGCGGTCGATCTCAATCCCGGGCTCATCGTTCCCGTCATCCACGACGCCGCGGACCTTTCTCTGGTCGGCCTGGCTCGACGCATCATCGACCTGGCCGAGCGCGCCCGTGCCCGGCAGCTCCAGCCGCAGGAGATCCAGGGTGCCAGCTTCTCCATCACCAACCCCGGTGTGTTGGGAACGATGGTGGGCATGCCGATCATTCCCAAGGGCACGTCGGCGATCCTGGGCACTGGGTCGATCGATAAGCGGGTGGTGGTGGTCACGGACCCGACGACGGGAGCGGACTCCATCGCGATCCGCAAGCGTTCCTTCTTCTCGCTGGGCTACGACCACCGCATCGTGGATGGCGCCGACGCTGCGCGATTCCTGTCGGACCTGAAGGATCTGCTGGAGGCGTTCCCCGAAGACGCTTGA